The window CACTTCTCCTTCAGCTAAGCCATGGTTGGGCTTTAGAAAATGCCATGATCTTGTCGCAAATATTATACAAGTGGTTGTCTCTTGAAGGTCTCCCAGGGGTTTGtgggaacaaggaaacatggctaatttaaaTCAGGGAAAAggggaaaaaagacaaaatatcttaaaGAACAAGGGAGCATAAACCaatttagggatcaaaaagaacaagtttggaagtaatGTTGggaagggaacacaagcaaactTTTAAAGGCGAACAAAGACCCTCCTGGGAGCCCCTTTCTTTGTTACGGTAAGGACCCATTGAAACTCAATGTCTATAATTTTATGTTCCTTTTCTCTTTGAAGGGAACCACATTTTCCCCCATTATTCTCCAAAGAGCCTTTTTGCAGGGACCATTATGTGAAGATGATAATGAGAAAATCAGCAGGAAACTGACATGTGAAAGGGGCAGGGATCCTCACCGTCTTGCTTAGGGTGTAAagtttggattttggtctcacttaagGTGTTCTGGACAAAACGCCATCATGTGTAgcccatatgtagccgtgaaggtctcggAGGAACCAAGAAATATAAACGTATATGTTAAATAAGTTTTAAATATgctctcttttaggggtcataaaagcccagattggtctcctttaggggttcaattcaaaatttccgacgacgATAGCCACCCCTTCCTGAGTCAGGGGTGCTTtctttttgtcagaactggctggccagacccatcagtttgcaaagaaaatgcaacaattgcATGATAACCccttgcattcttctggaggagtatatatcaccCTCGAAGTGTGTTTCTTGCCGGtaagttctgtcaaatggaaagagtCCTTGAACTCGTACAGTTCAACATCTCTGATATGATGTCGGAAGAGTTTCATGGCAAACTACAGGGACTTAACAATAAATGAACCCGTGAAGCTTTCACAAACCGAATATTAATTAAAGGAGGAATTCTGCTATAAAAGTAAAACATTGGACCAAACCGAAAAACTAAGCTTATAAATAGGCAAACCATAAACGTGCAACTGGCCGCCATCTTCTAATATTAAAAGACCCACAGACGCTCAAAGTCACAGTTGGTTGACTAACTATGTGTAAGTATAAGACTTGAATACGAACCAAaccaaaaggaaaacaagtttGTTCAAAAGCTTTTTTACATCATAAAGAGAAAAGGTTTTTCGAAGTAAGCTATTGTAGCTTATTAACTAACCTTGAGTAACAAGATACCGGTATCGCCATTGTAAAACTCGCTTTTTGCCGTCCTCCGAATGAAAAAAGGTTCTCTTACTGGTTACAGTTAGCCTCTTGTAACCTTTATTGCCAGAAAGGGAATTTTTTGTTGTGTAGGCTTCCATTTTAATAAGTTCAAGTATCCGGtgtgaataaacaaaaaattaaaagggcAGAGATGTTACAGAAGGTCATCCAAGACTTTGGCGCGCAACAGCGCGCACCACATGTGGTCGACTGCGTCACAACTTTAACGtaatgtgattggtcaataccACGCGatacccaacctcgttcccagggtcctctcgaAGCGGCTGGTCACGTGCCCACGAGTAACTACTTCCAACAGGATACGGGAAAAATGGAGGTCAATttgattcttttgtccaagtgcaaattagccctaccaagcctcgataccatacagtgaatagaaaataattcttgctctaaaatgaggctcggtattttcaaatgattgctgctattcCCAGCGAGATTAAATGTAGTGCATATAAAACGCAAATTACGCCTGATGATCtcttcaaaatggaggatataCTTCAGTTAACTAAAAACCCTTCGCCCTCCTTGGCCAAAATGAGGTGCAAACATTATTACAAAGTTTTTAATGAAAACTGTATCATTGTGCCTACTGGTGTGAAAGCTTGGGAACAACTCTTCCCTGATTCGTTTGTTTCCTGGAAAGCTAACTTTCAAAAGATATATAAAATAACTAAAGATAATAAACTAAGGCAATTCTTATTTAAGCTCCTGCATAGGATAACTGTTACTAAGCGAGAActgaaaagatttaaaattaCAGTCGATGATCAATGCTCTCTATGCTCAAGTCAAGACTCTATACTTCATACATTTTTGGACTGTTCTACTACGTCCTCATTTTACAACGATATTGTGAAATGGCCGGTTCAATTATCTAAGCAACTTAAAACTTACTCTCCCGAATGAACAGATTATATTCCATATAAAGGAGGAAAATTGCAAACTGACGAACGCCCAAGAACGCAGACTAGATATTCTCCTTCTATAcaccaaatattatttatacaCTTGTAAATCACTTTCTAAGACGCCCAACTTTGTAGAACTACAGAGGAAAATTGAATGGcaatggaaacttgaaaactgTTCTTCTGTTTGatactaaccccccccccccgtcttaattgttgttatgtttatatatatatatatatatatatatatatgtactttAGTACGTGCGACTTGTATAGTATGCTGTTCGTTATTAGTTGATTTTATTCTTTATGTATATTGTTGTATTGTTGtgttgcaaataaaaaaaattaattaaagaaaaaaataaatactttttagccaagaaaaaaaaaaaagaaaaaaaataggggctcggtaggctaatttgcatttggacaaaagaattataaacgTGActtccatttatgaataaggtctataataACTTTGTTTGAGATTCATAGAGCATCCCGAGTCACTGACGCGATGTTTAATTTCTACTCCCTACTAAGCTCAGTAGATGAGTTCAGTGGAGACAAATATTTAACCTTCGTGCCCCTCCCTTCattaatttttctgaaataCGCAAAAAATCtagcagacacgtgaccagccgcaacgaGGGTACTTTCTcgagggaagaagagagaggaccctggggaCGAAGTTGCGCGGAACCTTGGAGGAACAGCGATACGATTAGAGGTTTTTACACCAGGGAATTTTTCCTGTAACGTGTCTCGCAATTTGTTGCGACAAAAGTTCTCACATTGCAAAACAAAGTTACACTGGGCAACGTTTCCAGCAGCTTGTTTCGTTTTCGccgatgatcacatgaggctaaggacggtacctactattgttactgcgcaaacgttctacgcatctcgagatactcgggttttcctatcggtgaagtgggtagtttctaaagaaactgtggtgctgcgtcggtggggaagtagtatacaaaaatttggttttatcaacggagttgataatgtaaattggccaccgtacagagattctaaaagctgacgtttcgagcgttagcccttcgtcaaagcgaatCTATCCTATCgatgatgcttaccaatacagtgttatttttgcgcggtttaaaactatccgtagaaagtagatcttagtaagtaccattggtatccaaaaagaaaatatggggtaaccatgaatttttgagagataattaagcttcaatttgggaaagaacgccatacattgctttgtattttaaagctttttacaaatattattcatcaactatctttgaaaaatgcttggttacccccaattcttttggatttcaatagcacttgttaagagctacatttcctgcatattcataaaccggggcaaaactacctctgaattagtaggcaccgtccttaaaaaaacattttcattggctgccACAAAACGTTGCGAAACAAGTTATAGGACAGTTGTTACACCACATAATGATTGAGAAAACTTGTTGCAGCGTTGCGAGACCCTTTGCCCAAAGTAGAACTGATTTCTACTTCTCTCAACGGTGGAGGTAAcaaaattgcgagacaagttgcacgaaacattgccTTTCAAGGTACTTTGGTGCTGCTTCAGTGGAGAGAGAGAGACACGAAAATTTAACTTTATCaaactgggcccggttgttcgaaggccgattaacttaatccaggattagtgtaaacttttgtttcatgttttcaactttttggtgaaagtttcttttgtttatttttgtttttcaagattaacttcttctaatgtaaaactttgccgaatatcagcatttggcagtagagaaataaactccttggtttatttttaatctgtgattagcgttaatcggcttttgaacaactgggccctggtttATAAAGGTAAATTAATAATCGTTAGAAAAATTTGCGAGCTAAAGTTTTTAGCCTTTGCCCTTCGTCAGACAAACGTAAATTTCACACACCAAAAAAACGTTGATTTCGACCTGAATGCTGGCAGATCAGACCTGGAGAGCGGATCAGAGAAAAACAACTTAGGCCCAGTTCAGAGTAGGTGCCCGTGCTGTGTTTTTGGGACCGGGCACTAGTCCAAAAATAACCCTTTGTTAGTGCCCGAGCAAAAATTTGAGTGGgacccgggttccattccccgACTCGGCttcatatgtgagttgagtttgttggttctctacttctTCTCCGGGATACTCTGGTttacccctctcctcaaaaaccaacatttgacttcctttgcgttaattgttgatttcagtttacagtgtccccaattagtgctccagcgcttgaacgactacacacttcaaAAAAGTTCGTTTCCTTTCCCTTCCTTTTACGGTGCACCGGGAACGTGAAATTGTCTGAACACGCTTTCGTCAATCCCCACGCTTTTCCCATGCCTCTCTGCAATACAGTCATCATAACAGCGGAAAACAATCGCCAAAAAGTAGCAGGCCTCTAAACATACACACATTCAGGTTTGTGAGCTGAAAAGCAGggtcacctgattggagaccacccttgaggtttaacaaaagaacaaataacagaaacaatggaccctaggcctaaaacaaaatggccattgtttctgttatttgttcttttgttaaacctcaagggtggtctccaatcaggtgagaccttgtaggagctgcgaggctaccggaAAAGCAAAATGATAGTGAACGTTGACTTGAAATCTCTCCTTTCTTAAGATGCACCGCGCACCGGCGGCTCAGTttgttgagcaccgggctgtcacgcgggaggtcgtgagttcaactccggccggaccaacactcagggtctttaaaaactgaggagaaagtgctgcctttgtaattacatctgcaaatagttagactctctagtcccACAACCTtaaatgttcataatcctgtgggacacttgtcgctaagaatAGAgaacgtagttcccggtgttgtggtctgtcttcagttgtgtatcatggttgggagggtaaaaaaaggggacacagtaattggcgcaagctgttgtggcgctctgtcagcttgactggcaaagttaataaactaaattacattatGACACTCGAAAAAGGCCCGAaaactttcgggactttcgagaaacgggatacggttagggttaggcccCAAGCCCTGTAGGAAACTATCGGTTGCGGTTGCTCACAAACCCAGTGTGACCCCACATTTGAGCGCAGTGAACAACAACACACAAGTTGCATATGGCGGGCACTTCTTGCGAACTACAAACGAGATGTTGGGCACAAAGTTTTCTGCACGAGTGTGAACATAATCGTTCCAGGAAACTGGGGTGTCTGAACCATGTCTATTTTTTGTGTCCGGGGACGGTGCAGCTTAAAAGATTGGAGAGgcttttctctgtaatttttGTGAGAAACACTTCACCAAGAtaacagggagtttaagaaaccacgacggctacggcgacgaaaacgtcacttcaaaatataagttatagctgttctaagtatttcatgattattccatcttgtttatattattcaatatgagcgaagtgtcctataactggattggtacgggcGGATTTGAAGTAaggagtgagactgaaagattcactgtagtttgtccatgttgtcgtcaaaaccttaaatttggtcatttcacgtagtagttttgatgAGTACGGGAAAGAATTGTTCAAAaaagcgtgccgcacgtgcagcacgatcattttggttcttttaaccaataatatcactgctttttggctttgtcgttgccgtagccgtcgtcgtttcttaaactccctaataaacCCATCACGGAAAGAACGCACGACGGTAATTCTTTTTCTTGTGAACGGTGTTGTATACTCTTAATTTCGACTGTTAACTTGGATTTTAGGATTGGGTAACTCGACCGTGCTCAGCAGTGAGGGTCATTCCCGCGTAATCTTTCAGCAGGAGACTATCACGGCAGTGGCACCAATCAAGTAAAATCACAAAGTGACGGTAGCGCGTTTGCACATGAGCAGAACAAAGGCCGCCTAAAAATGGTACTCTGGACTCAGCCTGTGACAAAGCGTGGTATTATAACGATTAAGCCCGGGATTTCGCTTCGCGCGTCGCTTATACCAGTCCCGTCGGTATTTTCAGATACCTTATCCCCCGACAAGGCGGCGAGGGAGAGAAAAGTAGCCCCCTAGACCATATATGACTGATCCCTTTCCTGCGGCAGCTGCGAAGTTCCCACCCGCTCTGATTCTCGTCCCTAGCCGCCTGACGCTCTTCCCAGTCAGTTGCGCAAAAATTTccccttaaggtaattccttagtattgcattgcgcatccctaatGCGCaagattttcgcgtcattagcgcgcgcacatgagcacgtgcgcacacaaaacgtaagagatagcgaaataaatgctccttttctctcaaacgagcacggtgactcccgattttttttttcaggtatttgctaagaacagtctaataaagaacatatttgaagaggaaaaaaagtttgatagtagaacatgaattttttttggaaaacagttctgtactgggtgtattttacccaaggcgaggacttcaagctaaccacggaactgtcccaaaaagtgcactattcccacaaccagggaatcaaagtcggcgtaaatgaagcattactgcttatgtaaataaaagaagctttattttcaaaataaaattttgtgtctttgaagtaaccaagacttaattctgtatgaaggtgattcaaatttttaacgcgcaaaaagtaaaaatacaccattttacgagcctgctgacccgtaaacaagcacggtgaccccaattttttattgcatttttttaatgttcatatcatgaatgttaattatgccaagtttccaaaaaagtttgatagtagaacaatttcaagggaattacctcaaggtaattccttagtattgcattgcgcatccctactgcgcacgattttcgccccattttaagagcctgctgacacgtaaacaagcacggtgaccccatttttgtattgcatttttttaatgttcatatcatgaatgctAATTacgccaagtttccaaaaacgtTTGAtggtagaacaatttcaagggaattaccttaatgcACTTCAAATTTCTCGGTCTCACTGGTTGCCTAAGTTTTTGGTTGCTTAATCAAGCGCTTCTCAAAATCCGTCTCCCCAAGGGAAATCAACAATCGCgtcattatttatttacaagaaTGACTAAGGAAATACGTGACCTTATGGTGTGAAAAGAAAGATGAGCTGCATACATGTAAACAAACACACTTTCTTAACTTAACTGAAATACTCGAGTGTAGACTTTGCTCTCTCCATTTCATGAAGAAAAGAGTAAAACTGAGGAAGTGTCAGTTCCATAAACACGTCCTCCTGAACCCCACTACGATCTACAACCATTTTAAGTTGCAAAAATGTCTGCCCTACAACTTTCAAGTCACTGCTTCCAGCTGTCACTCCAAATTTCCACTCCATGTCCACAAGTTGGTTCACCATAAAGGTCTGATCAACGACTGCCCGCGAAAGGGCGACAAGGTTTGACTTCCACTTTTCAGAGGCATGACAAGAATTCTCTGCTGAAAGACCTGTGACAGATAAAAAATAACAttcatacatatatatatcaaGATACCTTTTAAAAGCTGTACTTTCGttaaacaaaagagagaagtgaGCCTCACGCTTACGTAGACAAATTAATctgttgacaagtaaaatcgtctggtgttggACAGACTACAATCTATTCAGTCTCATTCCTAGATTCATTCCTAAGACTCAATggattaaagtgcccctgtgaccaaaagaTCAATTCTCATATTTCttcggatttcaaaactatgttaactaaacactaagcaacCAAAGTTCTAagacttgatttcaaaaagacacctgtttatttcctatttaatggtcctccattactaactttaattttatttttatttttattttattaactttgccagtcaaacCTTGCAGAGTGcgacaacagcttgcgccaattactagggcccctttttttaccctcccaaccatgatacacaacagaagacagaccacaacaccgggaactaggTGCCCTACACTTAgtgacaagtgtgtgggttcttttacgtcccacgggattattaacattgaagggttgtgagacgggacctccggcttatcgtccttatcctagaagaaagtctaaccatttgcagatgtagttacaaaggcagcactttctcctcagttatttaaagaccctgagtgttggtccggccggaattgaactcgCGACTTCCCGCatgacagtccggtgctcaaccaactgagccaccagtgcgcaGTTAAAATGTTCTCGAGAGCCCTGGATCGAGTAAAAGGCTCaatggtttaagaatgcaatgagtgtgtatgccgcagaattaatatgcagcatgggagttttgagctttcagacttttaaactcgcgttttgcatacaaaataagctgcattcacatgctggaattttaagccagtgagcctttgacgtcacttttccctggatccaaccccctgaggtccaatcggtcagttttggacGTGAGTAATgatggaccgtgaaatccaaaacttacactcaaagtaaatggcctttggataaaaatcaaagctcaaaattttgccagtcaggtgttcagcaaacacactttcaaaatctgatgaAAAAgcaggaagtgatttttttcatcacaggggcactttaaccctttccctgCCGAgggtttccccattgacgagtaaaatcgtctggcgttagatagagtaaaatctataagtgtcactcttgggagtgaaagggttaatggggacatagtttttgagtgaatctagctgttgttaaccctttcacccccgtggggttccccattgacgagtaaaatcgtctggccttagacagagtaaaatctataagtggcactattgggagtgaaagggtgaatggggacatagtttttgagtgaatctagctgttgttaaccctttcacccctgtggggttccccattgacgagtaaaatcgtctggcattagacagagtaaaatctataagtggcactattgggagtgaaagggttaatggggacatagtttttgagtgaatctagctgttgttaaccctttcacccctgtggggttccccattgacaagtaaaatcgtctggcattagacagagtaaaatctataagtggcactattgggagtgaaagggtgaatggggacatagtttttgagtgaatctagctgttgttaaccctttcactcccgtggggttccccattgacgagtaaaatcgtctggcgttagacagagtaaaatctataagtggcactcttgggagtgaaagggttaatggggacatagtttttgagtgaatctagctgttgttaaccctttcaccccgtggggttccccattgacgagtaaaatcgtctggcgttagacagagtaaaatctataagtgtcaatttgcatttatggcAGAGAAAGGGTTAAGGGGGTTTTTGGGTGGTTGTAGAGTTTGTTTATCCACTGACTCCTCAACTGCACCCATTGCCGAGTAAAATCATGTGGCATTAGACAGTGTAAAATCTACTAAAATAATCTCAATCCTTGGAGTCAATGGGCTGAGCAATAATattgtctcttgtagacatATGAAAAATTCAGATGGCTCTGACGAGAtctgaacccacgacctctgcaATTCCAGTGCAACActccaccaactgagctatgaagcattTCAGttaggagcaggtcaatttgttgggctcatgttcCTGTGAAGGACTTGATGAATGAGATAAATGGAATTTGTACTCTTCTTcttggaaaataataataaattattgtaaccATTTGAAGCCAATGAATCTTGAACTTGGCCACTATGCATCCAATTTCAAAGGTTTACATGTCCCATTTTTCTCTCtgtttatttatctttgttacCCTCTAGTTGGTTGATGATAAAAAATGGACTGACCTCACTTTAGAAGATTAGTAAATTACAAGGATAACTAAAGAAACATTCTTTCTTGAAGGCACTTTTGCGTTTTCAATATTAGAGGGATGCACTACTGTAAAGATTACGTACCGATGGCCAACAAATCACACAGATTGAACTAAACACAAAAGTAAACTTTACTTCACTCACACGCCATGACACACAAAAGTGCATGGTTTCACATTTTTCATGACTCTAAGTAAGCCCGCGATTTCTATAGACTTCTGGTATGAAAACAAGAGTTATTTCCGGTTAAAAGGTTATCAATACATTACAACTACCATCTCTCCTCCAATGAGATACAGATCACATTTAGCATCCAACTCACAAGCAAATCTAAACccctgggtttgtttgtttgttacttatttgtttgagcaggttgaagttttggcagctatttagctgatgtggacctgctatacccacccacccatatactcacagaggacagccacaacactgggaacttcaTTCCCTACTCTTGTCAAagagtgtgtgggttctttaatgttCCACAAAgcactaatgaacatggaagatatttgtgagacgggcctacggtttatagtccttatccgagaagacttgaaagtctaaccatttgaggatataattacaaaggcagcattttcctCTCTGTTATTTAAAgactgagtgttggtctggccggagtcgaactcacgacctcccgcatggcagcccagtgctcaaccaactgagcgaCCGGTGCGCGATGACAAATTGATTAGCAAATCACCATGGAGAATTCAGTTCTACTTATGTGAAAAGTACATAGGTATTAGTTTGCAAACACCAAAATACTCCAACTAATGTGATATGAAACTCTACATGCTCAGATGAAGCAGTAAACAACAGTATATCAAATGTTTTAGGTAAAGATATATCAATAATTAGTCATACCAAGGAGGCCTTATTTATGCATCTGAGATTGAAGTGAACTATGGGAATATTACAGTTGTTGTTAACTTGCAGGAGTTTATACTTTGTCAGCACCTATGAAAAATCTGTTCaaacaattgaaaataaatCCATACCCCTGTTTGCAAATTCACCATCTTTggtgggggtggggtggggtgtGGCTAAAGAAAGAATGGGATGACCCAGGGTATGGGGCACAGGGATCTATAAATCTCATTATtatttgattgcactcacgtgataagacggccatgttggtggcaaaacaatggaaaattgtCGCTCaatttttgcataataatagagtcaaattcccaaaagactttttcgctatttttctttccacaaacatggccgcGCGCCGTGACGTCCGGCGCAATCAAAGAATTGGATTCAAATTGCCCCAGTCCTTACCAAGATGTTCCAGATCTTCTTTCACTTGAGCTGGGGTTAAATTGCTTTTCATTGCATTCTTCAAGAAACTGAGAAGGCTTTTGACGACATTTTTAAAGGCATTGAAGCTTAATCCATGATCAGCTGCAAAATCGGAAACCTGAGATAAAAATCTCGAGCTTTCCCTGGGCGACACCAGAAACGAAAATACAATGTCAACGAGCTGACAAAAGATATTTTCTTCGAGCCTGTTAAGCGACTTGATATCTGCAATCATCTGTTCCTCTGGTGGAACCTTCGTGAAGTGAAAAGAGGTCATTTATGCAAGCTAATACCGTAGTTTGCTCCAGGAACTAAACTGCGCCAGAACAGAGAAGAGTCTGACTGATCCGAAAAACGGGCAAAGCGTTCATGTTAGGCCCATAAGACGTCCCATACATTACAACTTTAAATACGGTATATACCACACGAAGTGTCCTTTTAGACCAACGTTAGACATCATCCACCCTAATTTACCCCAATCCGCCATAAGTTACACTAACTTAACATCGTTAACCCTCAGGTACCCTAAGTTCACCTCGTtttaccacgtttacccacatctaccctaagtaaaccacgtttacccacatctaccctaagttaaccaggTTTCACCACATCCACCCTAAGTTAACCaggtttaaccacatctaccctaagttaacaacGTTTACCCACATTTACCCTTatttaaccacgtttacccacatgtaCCCTTACTTAACCACGTTAAACCACATGTACCCTAA of the Montipora foliosa isolate CH-2021 chromosome 14, ASM3666993v2, whole genome shotgun sequence genome contains:
- the LOC137984809 gene encoding COMM domain-containing protein 7-like, with the protein product MTSFHFTKVPPEEQMIADIKSLNRLEENIFCQLVDIVFSFLVSPRESSRFLSQVSDFAADHGLSFNAFKNVVKSLLSFLKNAMKSNLTPAQVKEDLEHLGLSAENSCHASEKWKSNLVALSRAVVDQTFMVNQLVDMEWKFGVTAGSSDLKVVGQTFLQLKMVVDRSGVQEDVFMELTLPQFYSFLHEMERAKSTLEYFS